A window of Amblyraja radiata isolate CabotCenter1 chromosome 25, sAmbRad1.1.pri, whole genome shotgun sequence contains these coding sequences:
- the prkab1 gene encoding 5'-AMP-activated protein kinase subunit beta-1, which translates to MGNTSSERAALERQGGHKTPRRDSTGSGIHTKEHDRPKILMDSPEDADIFHAEEIKDLGPMEKDEFLAWQQDLEVNNKTSKQARPTVFRWKGGGKEVFISGSFNGWTNKIPLTRSQNNFVAILDLPEGEHQYKFHVDGHWTHDSSEPVTTSQLGTINNVIQVRQTDFEVFDALMVDSQKCSDMSDLSSSPLGPIPPGSFVQTEEEEKIKRRRYATALLQVILNKDTGISCDPALLPEPNHVMLNHLYALSIKDGVMVLSATHRYKKKYVTTLLYKPI; encoded by the exons ATGGGCAATACAAGCAGCGAGCGGGCGGCGCTGGAGCGGCAGGGGGGACACAAGACCCCTCGAAGAGACAGCACCGGCAGCGGCATTCACACCAAAGAGCACGACCGTCCGAAGATTCTGATGGACAGTCCTGAAGATGCGGACATCTTTCATGCTGAGGAGATCAAAGATCTG GGCCCAATGGAGAAGGATGAGTTCCTTGCTTGGCAACAGGACCTGGAAGTGAATAACAAGACTTCCAAGCAGGCTCGCCCGACGGTGTTCCGGTGGAAAGGGGGCGGGAAGGAAGTCTTTATCTCCGGATCCTTCAACGGTTGGACCAACAAAATCCCACTCACCAGAAG TCAGAATAACTTTGTGGCAATTCTGGATCTTCCTGAGGGTGAACATCAGTACAAGTTCCATGTGGATGGTCACTGGACTCACGATTCATCAGAG CCCGTCACCACCAGCCAGCTGGGCACAATCAACAACGTCATCCAGGTGCGGCAGACTGACTTCGAGGTGTTTGATGCCCTGATGGTGGATTCGCAGAAATGCTCGGACATGTCCG ATCTCTCGAGTTCCCCACTCGGACCCATACCACCAGGATCATTTGTACAAaccgaggaggaggagaagataaAACGCCGACGATATGCAACCGCACTCCTGCAGGTCATCCTCAACAAGGACACGGGCATTTC g TGTGACCCTGCATTGCTACCGGAGCCAAACCACGTCATGTTGAACCATCTGTACGCTCTGTCCATCAAG GATGGTGTCATGGTACTGAGCGCCACCCATCGCTACAAGAAGAAATATGTCACCACCCTCCTCTACAAACCCATATGA